Proteins encoded in a region of the Clostridium beijerinckii genome:
- a CDS encoding EFR1 family ferrodoxin (N-terminal region resembles flavodoxins. C-terminal ferrodoxin region binds two 4Fe-4S clusters.), protein MKIFYFTATGNNLYVAKRIGGESYSIPKLMKLEQFEFEDEKIGIVFPSYYGGVPKIVEEFLNKVKLKSKYIFAVVSFGSFSGAVIPELLEIGKRNQIQFSYINEILMVDNYLPVFDIAKEIKKEPKKNIEESLAQIINDIQVKKVYIKRHSAVIKCIEAIIKKFHSKTKANAQYDKNFYVEDTCNSCKVCEKVCPVNNINVDTKPVYKGNCEQCLACINHCPQNAIRLKQEKSRARFINQNVKLKEIIEANN, encoded by the coding sequence ATGAAAATATTTTACTTTACAGCAACTGGAAATAATTTATATGTGGCAAAGAGAATTGGAGGGGAAAGTTATTCTATTCCTAAGTTAATGAAACTAGAACAGTTTGAGTTTGAAGATGAAAAGATTGGTATTGTATTTCCGAGTTATTATGGAGGAGTTCCTAAAATTGTTGAGGAGTTTCTAAATAAAGTTAAACTAAAAAGTAAATATATTTTTGCCGTAGTGTCTTTTGGATCTTTTTCAGGAGCAGTCATACCTGAGCTTTTAGAAATTGGAAAAAGAAATCAAATCCAGTTTTCATACATTAATGAAATACTTATGGTTGACAATTACCTTCCAGTGTTTGATATAGCTAAAGAGATAAAAAAAGAGCCAAAGAAAAATATAGAAGAAAGCCTTGCACAAATAATCAATGATATACAAGTTAAAAAAGTATATATCAAGAGACATTCTGCAGTTATAAAATGTATTGAAGCAATAATAAAAAAGTTTCATTCTAAGACTAAGGCTAACGCTCAATATGATAAGAATTTCTATGTAGAAGATACCTGTAATAGCTGCAAAGTTTGTGAGAAAGTTTGCCCAGTAAATAATATTAATGTAGATACTAAACCTGTTTATAAAGGAAATTGTGAGCAGTGTTTAGCTTGTATTAATCATTGCCCACAGAATGCTATACGGCTTAAACAGGAAAAAAGTAGAGCTAGATTTATTAATCAAAATGTTAAATTGAAGGAAATAATAGAGGCAAATAATTGA
- a CDS encoding TetR/AcrR family transcriptional regulator translates to MTNKYNAEQNKITKESILGALMSLMEKKDFKNISITEVSQKAGVSRMAFYRNYSIMEDILIDHLDDMFREYSTLLNHKEISNYEMTRLFFYYFRQHQKFIENLLRSKLTHLILERSIEFLNIYSKTITCTMDCSPEFEKYNIGFIAGGFFNVLMIWCKSGMTESDEKMAEIVHERLSNHIAGITLTNF, encoded by the coding sequence ATGACTAATAAGTACAATGCTGAACAAAATAAGATTACAAAAGAGAGTATTTTGGGTGCTCTTATGTCTTTAATGGAGAAAAAGGACTTTAAGAATATATCTATTACAGAAGTATCACAAAAAGCTGGTGTATCACGGATGGCTTTTTATCGTAATTACAGCATAATGGAAGATATCCTTATTGATCATCTGGATGACATGTTTAGAGAGTATTCAACCCTTTTAAATCATAAAGAAATAAGTAATTATGAAATGACACGTTTATTTTTTTACTATTTTAGACAACATCAAAAATTTATTGAAAACCTACTAAGGTCTAAATTAACCCACTTAATACTTGAACGGTCTATCGAATTTCTTAATATATACTCAAAAACTATAACATGCACCATGGACTGCTCTCCTGAATTTGAAAAGTATAATATTGGATTCATTGCAGGGGGATTTTTTAATGTATTGATGATTTGGTGCAAAAGTGGTATGACAGAGAGTGACGAGAAGATGGCAGAAATTGTTCATGAGAGACTTTCAAATCATATTGCTGGAATCACCTTAACAAATTTCTGA